In Hippoglossus stenolepis isolate QCI-W04-F060 chromosome 13, HSTE1.2, whole genome shotgun sequence, a single genomic region encodes these proteins:
- the LOC118120551 gene encoding gamma-crystallin M2 yields the protein MMSSKITFYEDRNFQGRSYDCDTDCPDMHPHFSRCNSIKVESGCWVLYEKPNYTGYQYVLTRGDYPDYQRWMGYNDTIRSCRTFSYTSEGPYRMRIYERPNFQGQMMEFSEDCESVQDHFRSRDIYSCNVMDGYWTLYEHPNFRGRQYFMRPGEYRKFSDWGATCAATGSFRKITEF from the exons ATGATGAGTAGTAAG ATCACCTTCTACGAGGACAGAAACTTCCAGGGCCGCTCCTATGATTGCGACACCGACTGCCCTGACATGCACCCCCACTTCAGCCGCTGCAACTCCATCAAGGTGGAGAGCGGCTGCTGGGTCCTGTACGAGAAGCCCAACTACACCGGCTACCAGTACGTCCTGACCAGAGGAGACTACCCTGACTACCAGCGCTGGATGGGCTACAACGACACCATCCGCTCCTGCCGCACCTTCTCTTAT ACCAGCGAGGGGCCCTACCGCATGCGCATCTACGAGCGGCCCAACTTCCAGGGCCAGATGATGGAGTTCAGCGAGGACTGTGAGTCGGTGCAGGATCACTTCCGCAGCCGCGACATCTACTCCTGCAACGTCATGGACGGCTACTGGACCCTGTACGAGCACCCCAACTTCCGCGGGCGCCAGTACTTCATGAGGCCCGGGGAGTACCGCAAGTTCAGTGACTGGGGGGCCACCTGCGCCGCCACCGGCTCCTTCCGCAAAATCACagagttttaa